One genomic window of Desulfuromonas sp. AOP6 includes the following:
- a CDS encoding transposase: protein MPRIARIIAPGYPHHITQRGNNRATVFFDDEDRQTYLKLLADYTQKHHVQIWAYCLMDNHIHLLAVPETESSLSRGIGLTNQMYTQYLNRKREQSGRIWQNRFFSCVVENEQYLWAVARYIERNPLKPGLALSVEDYRWSSAKAHVNGTHDAVLSADSWLCPLERSAYAAFVCLDEDVTDTTIRRATKSGRPFGSESFIDRLEIQLNQTLKPRKPGRPRKKTGECP, encoded by the coding sequence ATGCCAAGAATTGCCCGTATCATAGCCCCCGGTTACCCGCATCACATCACCCAACGTGGCAACAACCGCGCCACGGTTTTCTTCGACGACGAAGATAGACAAACCTATCTAAAGCTGCTGGCAGACTACACACAGAAGCATCATGTTCAGATCTGGGCTTACTGCCTGATGGACAACCATATTCATCTGCTCGCTGTACCAGAGACGGAATCCTCTCTGTCGCGCGGGATTGGGTTGACCAACCAGATGTATACCCAGTATCTCAACCGTAAGCGAGAACAGTCCGGACGTATCTGGCAGAACCGTTTTTTTTCGTGTGTCGTCGAAAACGAACAGTATCTTTGGGCGGTAGCACGTTACATTGAACGCAATCCTCTCAAACCAGGGCTTGCCCTGAGTGTGGAGGATTATCGGTGGTCAAGCGCCAAAGCGCATGTGAATGGCACTCATGATGCGGTGTTGTCAGCGGATTCCTGGCTTTGCCCACTGGAGCGAAGCGCGTATGCAGCGTTTGTGTGCCTGGATGAGGATGTGACCGACACCACCATCCGCAGAGCCACCAAATCCGGCAGGCCATTTGGCTCGGAATCTTTCATTGATAGGTTGGAAATTCAGCTGAATCAGACATTGAAACCACGGAAGCCGGGGCGACCCCGGAAGAAAACCGGGGAGTGTCCCTAA
- a CDS encoding YdgA family protein has protein sequence MKKFIVLAVIVLLCVASWAGATYFVGANVQSRYTGLIDQYGHFGPFTLTTQSYDKGFLESRAQTVVEIRVPQSPSEDGQENAEDAVSFVFEHTFRHGPLPLGASGQQTGGPALALVETRLVSFSADEEDFEKLLAEIPALAEPFAFSKIALDGSVRSRVTIPAFENQSEGNLVRWGGFTLESQAGPDMKTLMGTFDMPKMELIMADGRLTWNGISGRFDLAETLPMLYVGTSQASFGVMDMSFIDKQSGQLKTMQMKGFEVASDSSVDGTLVRYEQTLEFGGVTVEGETFGPGVLEIEMNNLDGEALSSFQGQVQDLYRDSDSFNPEELVGRMLPLYLQLFQNLAAGNPELTIRKLHFATPQGDVDGRVRVKLDGNAGAAAGNPAALLQSLDAEADLSVAESLARSLAKDTIRQNLMGARERGDFPPYSDEEIANLVEQQVDGQIDGLLAQNFLVSDGANLKASATFSNGELVLNGTLLPLFQGQ, from the coding sequence ATGAAAAAGTTTATCGTCCTCGCAGTGATCGTTCTACTGTGTGTCGCCAGCTGGGCCGGCGCGACCTACTTCGTCGGCGCCAACGTGCAGAGCCGCTATACCGGCCTGATCGACCAGTACGGTCATTTCGGCCCCTTCACCCTGACCACCCAGAGCTACGATAAGGGCTTCCTCGAGTCCAGGGCGCAGACGGTGGTGGAGATCCGGGTGCCTCAGAGCCCTTCCGAAGACGGCCAGGAAAATGCCGAGGACGCGGTCAGCTTTGTTTTCGAGCATACCTTCCGCCACGGCCCCTTGCCCCTGGGGGCCTCCGGCCAGCAGACCGGCGGGCCGGCCCTGGCCCTGGTGGAGACCCGCCTGGTCAGTTTCTCGGCCGACGAGGAGGACTTCGAGAAGCTGCTCGCCGAAATCCCAGCCCTCGCCGAGCCCTTCGCCTTCTCGAAGATCGCCCTCGATGGCTCCGTACGGAGCCGAGTGACGATCCCCGCCTTTGAAAACCAGTCGGAAGGGAACCTGGTGCGCTGGGGCGGCTTCACCCTCGAATCACAGGCAGGCCCGGACATGAAAACCCTGATGGGGACCTTCGACATGCCGAAGATGGAACTCATCATGGCCGACGGCCGACTGACCTGGAACGGCATCAGCGGCCGCTTCGACCTTGCGGAAACCCTGCCGATGCTCTATGTCGGCACGAGCCAGGCGTCCTTCGGGGTCATGGACATGAGTTTCATCGACAAGCAGAGCGGACAGCTCAAGACCATGCAGATGAAAGGCTTCGAGGTAGCCTCGGACAGCAGCGTCGACGGCACCCTGGTGCGCTATGAACAGACCCTGGAGTTCGGTGGTGTCACGGTGGAAGGGGAGACGTTCGGCCCGGGGGTTCTTGAGATCGAGATGAACAACCTCGACGGCGAAGCGCTCTCCAGCTTCCAGGGCCAGGTCCAGGACCTCTACCGCGACTCCGACTCGTTCAACCCGGAGGAGCTGGTCGGGCGCATGCTCCCCCTCTACCTCCAGCTCTTTCAAAATCTCGCCGCGGGCAACCCCGAGCTGACCATCCGGAAGCTCCATTTCGCCACGCCCCAGGGGGATGTCGACGGCCGGGTACGCGTGAAGCTTGACGGCAACGCAGGCGCTGCTGCCGGGAACCCCGCCGCGCTACTTCAGTCCCTCGACGCCGAGGCCGACCTCTCCGTGGCGGAAAGCCTGGCACGGAGCCTCGCCAAGGACACTATCCGGCAGAACCTGATGGGAGCGCGGGAGAGGGGGGACTTTCCTCCCTACAGCGACGAGGAGATCGCCAACCTGGTCGAGCAGCAGGTGGACGGGCAGATCGACGGGTTGCTGGCCCAGAATTTTTTAGTGAGCGACGGGGCGAACCTCAAGGCCAGCGCCACCTTCAGCAATGGGGAACTGGTGCTCAACGGAACGCTCCTTCCTCTTTTCCAGGGGCAGTAG
- a CDS encoding class I SAM-dependent methyltransferase, which translates to MDIPRIFNITESAHRIHNPFTPAKLATLGAALRLEKGTRVLDLGSGSGEMLCTWARDYGVMGTGIDLSQLFTEQAKRRAAELGVADQVTFIHGDAAGFVADEKAGVAACLGATWIGGGVAGTIELLAQSLRPGGIILIGEPYWRQLPPTEDVAKGCLAGSIADFLLLPELLASFGHLGYDVVEMVLADQDSWDRYEAAKWLTMRRWLEANPGDAFAKEVRTQLTSEPARYAAYTREFMGWGVFALMNR; encoded by the coding sequence TTGGATATTCCACGGATCTTCAACATCACCGAAAGCGCTCACCGTATCCATAACCCGTTCACACCCGCAAAGCTCGCCACTCTCGGCGCGGCCCTGCGTCTGGAAAAGGGCACCCGCGTGCTCGACCTCGGCAGCGGTTCGGGGGAGATGCTGTGCACCTGGGCGCGCGATTACGGGGTCATGGGCACCGGTATCGACCTGAGTCAGCTATTCACCGAACAAGCCAAACGCCGTGCGGCAGAACTCGGTGTCGCCGACCAAGTCACGTTCATCCATGGCGATGCGGCCGGCTTCGTCGCTGACGAGAAGGCAGGCGTGGCAGCCTGTCTCGGTGCCACGTGGATCGGTGGAGGCGTCGCCGGCACGATAGAGCTGCTGGCGCAGAGTCTGCGCCCCGGCGGGATCATCCTCATCGGCGAACCCTACTGGCGGCAGTTGCCGCCGACGGAAGATGTGGCCAAGGGGTGTCTTGCCGGCTCAATCGCCGATTTTCTGCTGCTGCCGGAGCTTCTCGCCTCTTTCGGCCACCTGGGCTACGACGTCGTGGAAATGGTTTTGGCCGACCAGGACAGCTGGGACAGATACGAGGCGGCCAAGTGGCTCACCATGCGCCGATGGCTTGAAGCCAACCCAGGCGACGCGTTCGCCAAAGAGGTTCGCACCCAACTGACCTCGGAACCCGCGCGCTACGCCGCTTACACGCGTGAATTCATGGGCTGGGGCGTGTTTGCGCTGATGAATCGATGA